A genome region from Nocardia sp. NBC_00565 includes the following:
- the metE gene encoding 5-methyltetrahydropteroyltriglutamate--homocysteine S-methyltransferase codes for MVNVQDGYGSSILGYPRIGPHRELKRALESYWRGGISRDELLAVGREIQERQYNGLAATGLTQVPGNTFSFYDHVLDNALLFGAVPSRFEPFQDELHPLDFYFLMARGRPDLPPLELVRLFGTNYHYRQPELDGSTEFSLHPEALLDEWDRAKAADIELRPVVLGPVSLLLLSKAGHIPGETGGFDTLSLLDKLLPVYEELFEILAKRGSTCVQLDEPCFTSERSPAELAAFERAYQRLSTSALRPRMLVTGQYGDFGEALRILAETNVEAIGLDLAAYRIQPEELAEIPGIRRKRLYAGVISGVNVWRADRFVTLEYLNSLAEVCPDLVVSTGTTLLHVPYDVLAEYDIEGNVADRLAFARQKVGEVVSLAKALTEGPSDKWRRRPTEVHFKQKHAVRQRVYAITPDMRSREPYEVRREAQQRKLNLPLVPATTLGSFPQTGKLRQARHDLGEGKLSYDEYRKKVEAEIEATIRLQEDIGLDVLVHGEHERNDMIQYFAELLDGFATTHFGWVQVYGSRCVRPPIIYGDVARPAPMSVEWMSYAQSLTAKPVKGMITGPVTMIARSFVRQDQPLYETADQVALAIRDEVVDLERAGISIIQVDEPAIRELLPMRPAGRAQYLRWAVGAFRLATSGVQPETQIHTHIGYSGRTEVVDAIEELDADVTAIVATRSIEWVLTALKEDSASGHGLSHGAGPGVYESRSARIPDIDELDELLTAAAEAVTPERLWANPDGGLKTRHYWQLEPSLRNLVAAARRVRRRATAAE; via the coding sequence ATGGTCAACGTCCAGGACGGTTACGGGTCGAGCATTCTCGGCTACCCGAGGATCGGGCCGCACCGGGAACTCAAGCGGGCCCTCGAGAGCTATTGGCGTGGCGGGATCTCCCGCGACGAGTTGCTCGCGGTGGGGCGCGAAATCCAGGAGCGCCAGTACAACGGTCTGGCCGCGACCGGGTTGACCCAGGTGCCGGGCAACACCTTCTCCTTCTATGACCATGTGCTCGATAACGCGCTGCTCTTCGGCGCGGTGCCGAGCCGGTTCGAGCCGTTCCAGGACGAGCTGCACCCGCTGGACTTCTACTTCCTGATGGCGCGCGGCCGCCCGGATCTGCCGCCGCTCGAGCTGGTGCGCTTATTCGGCACCAACTACCACTACCGCCAGCCCGAACTCGATGGGTCCACCGAATTCTCGCTGCATCCCGAGGCGCTGCTCGACGAGTGGGATCGGGCCAAGGCCGCCGATATCGAACTGCGACCCGTTGTGCTCGGTCCGGTTTCGCTGTTGCTGCTGTCCAAGGCGGGCCATATCCCCGGTGAGACAGGCGGTTTCGACACGCTGAGCCTGCTCGATAAGCTGCTTCCGGTCTACGAGGAGCTGTTCGAGATCCTCGCCAAGCGCGGGTCCACCTGCGTGCAGCTGGACGAGCCGTGCTTCACCAGCGAGCGCAGCCCGGCCGAACTCGCCGCGTTCGAGCGGGCCTACCAACGACTTTCGACCTCGGCGCTGCGTCCGCGCATGCTGGTCACCGGCCAGTACGGCGATTTCGGTGAGGCACTGCGGATCCTGGCCGAGACCAATGTCGAGGCCATCGGCCTCGATCTGGCGGCGTACCGGATTCAGCCGGAAGAGCTCGCCGAGATTCCCGGCATTCGTCGTAAGCGCTTGTACGCGGGCGTGATCAGCGGCGTCAATGTGTGGCGCGCGGATCGTTTCGTCACGCTCGAATACCTCAACTCGCTGGCCGAGGTCTGCCCGGATCTGGTGGTCTCCACCGGTACGACGCTGCTGCATGTGCCCTATGACGTGCTCGCCGAATACGATATCGAGGGCAATGTCGCCGACCGGCTCGCCTTCGCGCGGCAGAAGGTGGGCGAGGTGGTTTCGCTCGCCAAGGCGCTCACCGAGGGGCCGTCGGACAAGTGGCGCAGGCGGCCCACCGAGGTGCACTTCAAGCAGAAACACGCGGTGCGGCAACGGGTTTACGCGATCACGCCCGATATGCGCTCGCGCGAACCGTACGAGGTGCGCCGCGAAGCCCAGCAGCGCAAGCTGAATCTGCCGCTGGTGCCCGCCACCACGCTGGGTTCCTTCCCGCAGACCGGCAAGCTTCGCCAGGCCCGCCACGACCTCGGCGAGGGCAAGCTGTCCTACGACGAATACCGCAAGAAGGTCGAGGCCGAGATCGAGGCCACCATCCGGCTGCAGGAAGATATCGGCCTGGATGTGCTCGTGCACGGCGAGCACGAGCGCAACGACATGATCCAGTACTTCGCCGAGTTGCTCGACGGCTTCGCGACCACGCATTTCGGTTGGGTGCAGGTGTACGGATCCCGTTGCGTGCGACCGCCGATCATCTATGGCGATGTCGCGCGGCCGGCGCCGATGTCGGTCGAGTGGATGAGCTATGCCCAGTCCTTGACCGCCAAACCGGTCAAGGGCATGATCACCGGTCCGGTCACCATGATCGCGCGTTCGTTCGTGCGTCAGGACCAGCCGCTGTACGAGACCGCCGATCAGGTGGCGCTCGCCATTCGCGACGAGGTGGTGGATCTGGAGCGTGCGGGGATTTCGATCATTCAGGTCGACGAGCCCGCCATTCGCGAGCTGCTACCCATGCGCCCGGCGGGGCGCGCGCAGTACCTGCGCTGGGCGGTCGGGGCATTTCGGCTGGCCACATCCGGTGTGCAGCCGGAAACCCAGATCCATACGCACATCGGCTATTCCGGTCGTACCGAGGTGGTCGATGCGATCGAGGAGCTCGATGCCGACGTCACCGCGATCGTCGCCACCCGCTCGATCGAATGGGTCCTCACGGCGCTCAAGGAGGACTCCGCCTCCGGCCACGGCCTGAGTCACGGCGCAGGCCCGGGCGTCTACGAAAGTCGTTCGGCGCGTATCCCGGACATCGATGAGCTCGACGAATTGCTCACCGCCGCAGCGGAAGCCGTCACTCCGGAACGCCTGTGGGCGAATCCGGACGGTGGGTTGAAGACACGCCACTACTGGCAGTTGGAGCCGTCGCTGCGCAATCTGGTCGCGGCCGCGCGCCGGGTTCGTCGGCGGGCGACTGCGGCGGAGTAG
- a CDS encoding ZIP family metal transporter: protein MAILLALASMCSTLVGGFVAVRIGDRKHLVLGLAAGVMLGVVFFDLLPEALKQSGQIVLGVPAALIATVFGFLTIHVIERAVAIHTGHEGEFGSHKHGFESVGLLAAAGLIFHSTLDGLGIGLGFQAGATVGVAVAIAVICHDFADGFNTFTITTLYGNARKRALTLLALDAIAPVVGAVIGTVIRVPADTVGLYLGYFAGFLLYLATADILPEAHAEHPSRLTLACTVTGATFMLVVATLSH from the coding sequence ATGGCGATTCTGCTGGCACTGGCCTCGATGTGCTCGACGCTGGTCGGCGGCTTCGTCGCGGTCCGGATCGGCGACCGCAAACACCTGGTGCTCGGACTGGCGGCCGGCGTCATGTTGGGTGTCGTGTTCTTCGACCTGCTACCGGAGGCGCTGAAACAGTCGGGGCAGATCGTGCTCGGCGTTCCGGCGGCGCTCATCGCCACCGTTTTCGGGTTCCTCACCATCCACGTCATCGAACGCGCGGTCGCCATCCACACCGGCCACGAGGGCGAATTCGGTTCGCACAAGCACGGTTTCGAATCCGTCGGCCTACTCGCCGCCGCCGGACTCATCTTCCACAGCACCCTCGACGGACTCGGCATCGGTTTGGGTTTCCAAGCCGGAGCCACCGTCGGTGTCGCGGTCGCCATCGCCGTCATCTGTCACGACTTCGCCGACGGTTTCAACACTTTCACCATCACCACCCTCTATGGCAACGCCCGCAAACGCGCCCTCACCCTGCTCGCCCTGGACGCCATCGCGCCGGTGGTCGGCGCGGTCATCGGCACCGTCATCCGCGTCCCCGCCGACACCGTCGGCCTCTACCTCGGCTATTTCGCGGGCTTCCTGCTCTACCTCGCCACCGCCGACATCCTCCCCGAAGCCCACGCCGAACACCCCTCCCGCCTCACCCTCGCCTGCACCGTCACCGGCGCCACCTTCATGCTCGTCGTAGCCACCCTCAGCCACTGA